A section of the bacterium genome encodes:
- a CDS encoding GFA family protein has product MQNKTLTLKGSCHCKKVSWHHQAMPEDITACNCTVCSRYGVLWAYGYLNDTIKIQGKTQSYQRGDKVLSFHFCSTCGCVAYWLSNQANALGKYRIAVNIRLIDNPKQIEHLSIRHFEGLHSFKDLPMDQCTVKDLWF; this is encoded by the coding sequence ATGCAGAATAAAACTCTAACTTTAAAGGGGTCTTGCCATTGTAAGAAAGTAAGCTGGCATCACCAGGCTATGCCCGAGGACATTACAGCATGCAACTGCACAGTTTGCAGCCGTTACGGTGTACTATGGGCTTATGGCTATCTTAATGACACAATTAAGATACAAGGAAAAACACAAAGCTATCAAAGAGGTGATAAAGTCCTCTCTTTTCACTTCTGTTCCACATGCGGCTGCGTGGCTTATTGGTTGAGCAATCAAGCCAATGCCCTGGGTAAATATCGAATAGCCGTTAATATACGTCTCATAGATAACCCTAAACAGATAGAACATCTATCCATAAGACATTTTGAAGGCCTTCATAGCTTTAAAGACTTGCCCATGGACCAATGCACAGTTAAAGATCTATGGTTTTAA
- a CDS encoding transglycosylase SLT domain-containing protein, with protein MFVILSRKYFGFNVIAVVLLLAYFYKNNTINVKDLKKGQQLVIETSQQLKEAAVNLPYQELIEDTAKHFKMDEELIASIIFVESSFRKNAKSSVGAQGLMQIMPVVAREYNVKNAFNPKDNLKAGTAHFKNWMRVIEAETYEDQIKMTLAAYNAGLGHLRDAQRLAIKLKLNPHRWEHVKKAFLLLEQKQYYKKARFGFCQGQEVNKYVKKVYATYQAYKHSVFNI; from the coding sequence ATGTTTGTTATATTAAGTAGAAAATATTTTGGTTTTAATGTTATAGCGGTAGTGCTTCTTTTAGCCTACTTCTATAAGAACAATACGATTAATGTTAAAGACCTTAAAAAAGGTCAACAACTGGTAATAGAAACCAGTCAACAATTAAAAGAAGCTGCGGTTAACTTACCCTACCAGGAATTAATTGAGGATACTGCTAAGCATTTTAAAATGGATGAAGAGTTGATTGCATCCATTATCTTTGTAGAGTCATCCTTTAGAAAAAATGCCAAAAGCTCTGTCGGTGCACAAGGTCTGATGCAAATTATGCCTGTTGTCGCTCGTGAATATAATGTTAAAAATGCTTTTAACCCAAAAGACAATTTAAAAGCTGGAACTGCACACTTTAAAAACTGGATGCGCGTGATCGAAGCGGAAACCTATGAAGATCAAATTAAAATGACGCTTGCAGCATACAATGCCGGCTTGGGCCATTTAAGAGATGCGCAACGTTTGGCCATCAAGCTTAAACTCAATCCACATCGCTGGGAACATGTTAAAAAGGCATTTTTACTTTTAGAACAAAAACAATATTATAAAAAAGCTCGTTTTGGGTTTTGTCAGGGCCAAGAAGTAAATAAATACGTCAAAAAAGTTTATGCAACGTATCAGGCCTATAAACATTCTGTTTTTAACATATAA
- a CDS encoding SH3 domain-containing protein produces MNHYCDNAATKQIISRLGYALFCAFLVQTSLAKLYANEYQAVKKPAYGLVLKPVNVRQKPSTAYKIVGKLEKGDKLKVLGRYKKEWYHVMYKHKKAWVWSKNMRLKPIKTKTNQTKKPAANLEVIKYPHAQKPKSSLLDNEHVNVYDRYRSYPN; encoded by the coding sequence ATGAATCACTATTGCGACAATGCCGCCACAAAGCAAATCATTTCAAGACTAGGGTATGCCTTGTTCTGTGCTTTTTTAGTCCAAACAAGCTTGGCTAAACTTTATGCCAATGAATATCAAGCTGTTAAAAAACCTGCCTATGGGCTTGTTCTTAAGCCTGTTAATGTCAGGCAAAAACCCTCAACGGCATACAAAATTGTCGGTAAACTTGAAAAAGGTGACAAACTCAAAGTTTTGGGAAGATACAAGAAAGAATGGTACCATGTGATGTACAAGCATAAAAAAGCCTGGGTCTGGTCAAAAAATATGCGACTAAAGCCTATAAAGACAAAAACAAATCAAACCAAAAAACCGGCAGCTAACCTTGAAGTGATAAAATATCCGCATGCCCAAAAGCCAAAATCGTCGTTGCTTGATAATGAACATGTCAATGTTTATGATCGCTATCGATCATACCCTAATTAA
- the smc gene encoding chromosome segregation protein SMC, translating into MRIKKLELLGFKSFLEKTAFQFDVPITSIVGPNGCGKSNVVDALKWITGELSYKELRGKSMEDLIFAGSEKRPPTSMMEVQLTLDNESGLGPVQYKDFSEILVQRKVFRDGSSEFYINKSACRLKDITDLFLDTGIGKSSYSIIEQGRVGAIVSSRPEDRRLIIEEASGITKFKARKKAALKKMEHTQQNLLRVNDIIKELTRQTASLQRQAEKAEKYKTLKEDVKQLDLKLLSYAWKKSELVLDELKASHTQLKDSLGEEESKLLSNESQYETEKLKLLEFEKKLERMQEQVFEQKTTIQNLENEASNQELKHAQLLETAQEEKERAATLMQKHEELDLQHVNVSENVQQSALELEEIAESLNVDIEKESQLKSSLLSLEQALSELKTQNMQHLTREAEIKNNKQSLEEQNRVLDAKLLETNERIEETQEEVNQLSSSLTEKEEAFEQSNQLVLEFEENKVSAEDELEHLNLDKDKCHQELIQINNEIEREASRLNTLQEFIDSYQGYEKGVQSIMKEKDSGNVGQVQGILGDMLEVEPGYEKAAYAALNEFVQCIVVEDANDVIKTIDYLKSDAGEGRSSFLIEKDEAFHLSRKTDQKTGAQNSIIKHVKAKGTFNKLIEQVLSTIYLVPSLNEALELWKKGTQETMVTLEGDRISRNGIITGGKNEEQQGVLEIHNQVNELKERVEEKRQRSEKLSFELEKIQERILSLKAQIEGLSEDIKNHHLQKTSHEKELLSLGETQKYKNSFLQELTNQKQSYLNDIEQNKVTLESMHVEYEALLEHKNNFLNKEESFTQEITAMRSSYEEHSQRLTEIKIKKASLDERREALKKELESLAQQKSLAKEESEALKIKSNERIEQAEEISNIIVSLKEKRENLMQDFTESETSLNAIKIEHDTLAEKLRNDEDQLKDYRSAKEQVVAQINKIQMDIQDEDNKLERLLEQVTERYELNLHDCIEQYYQDLDENMLDQSNEELQKLRNKLNAMGHVNLGALEELAELEERFSFLSEQKTDLENTLNDLNTAIEQIDESTQEMFLDTYNKVNGRFQELFPKLFGGGKAKLVMTSDENILETGIDIVAQPPGKKLQNMNLMSGGEKALTAIALIFSIFEFKAPPFCILDEVDAPLDDANVGRFLGMVKEMSQKTQFIVITHNKATMEIAQNLYGVTMEEPGVSRTVSVQLNQGVELLEADNVQQTPSVA; encoded by the coding sequence GTGAGAATTAAAAAACTTGAACTTTTAGGATTTAAATCGTTTTTAGAAAAGACTGCATTTCAGTTTGATGTTCCCATTACATCTATCGTAGGGCCCAATGGCTGTGGAAAAAGTAATGTTGTTGATGCACTTAAATGGATTACAGGTGAGTTAAGCTACAAAGAGTTGCGCGGTAAAAGCATGGAAGATCTGATTTTTGCTGGAAGTGAAAAAAGACCTCCGACAAGCATGATGGAAGTGCAACTTACCTTAGACAATGAGTCTGGTTTAGGACCTGTCCAGTATAAAGATTTTTCAGAAATTTTGGTGCAAAGAAAAGTTTTTAGAGATGGCTCAAGCGAGTTTTACATCAATAAATCCGCATGTAGACTAAAAGACATCACAGATTTATTTTTGGATACGGGTATTGGTAAATCATCTTACTCTATTATTGAACAGGGTCGAGTGGGTGCGATTGTATCTAGCCGCCCTGAAGATAGACGTTTAATTATTGAAGAAGCTTCGGGGATAACAAAATTTAAAGCCCGCAAAAAAGCTGCTTTAAAAAAGATGGAGCATACACAGCAAAATTTATTGCGCGTTAATGACATTATTAAAGAATTAACTCGGCAAACAGCATCTTTGCAGAGGCAAGCTGAAAAAGCTGAAAAATACAAAACTTTAAAAGAAGATGTAAAACAGTTGGATTTAAAACTATTAAGCTATGCTTGGAAAAAAAGTGAACTGGTTTTAGATGAGCTTAAAGCAAGCCATACCCAACTCAAAGATTCTTTGGGCGAAGAAGAGTCCAAGTTACTTTCTAATGAATCTCAGTACGAGACAGAGAAATTAAAACTGCTTGAGTTTGAAAAAAAATTAGAACGCATGCAAGAACAGGTGTTTGAGCAAAAGACCACGATTCAAAACCTAGAAAACGAAGCCAGCAACCAAGAGCTAAAACATGCCCAGCTTTTAGAAACAGCCCAGGAAGAAAAAGAGCGGGCCGCAACTTTGATGCAAAAGCATGAAGAACTTGATTTACAACATGTTAATGTTTCAGAAAATGTGCAACAGTCAGCTCTTGAGCTAGAAGAAATAGCTGAAAGCTTGAATGTTGATATAGAAAAGGAAAGTCAGCTTAAAAGCAGCTTATTGAGTCTTGAGCAAGCTTTATCAGAGCTTAAAACTCAAAATATGCAGCATTTAACGCGTGAAGCAGAAATAAAAAACAATAAGCAAAGCCTAGAAGAACAAAACCGCGTTCTTGACGCCAAATTATTAGAAACCAATGAAAGAATTGAAGAAACTCAAGAAGAAGTTAACCAACTTTCCAGTAGCTTAACAGAAAAAGAAGAAGCTTTTGAGCAAAGCAATCAATTGGTTTTAGAGTTTGAAGAAAATAAAGTTTCCGCTGAAGATGAGTTAGAGCATTTAAATTTGGATAAAGATAAATGTCATCAAGAGTTGATTCAAATCAATAACGAAATTGAACGGGAAGCTTCGCGTTTAAATACTTTGCAAGAGTTTATAGACTCTTATCAAGGCTATGAAAAAGGCGTGCAAAGTATCATGAAAGAAAAAGATTCAGGCAATGTTGGTCAAGTTCAAGGAATTTTAGGTGATATGCTTGAGGTTGAGCCTGGTTATGAAAAAGCAGCCTATGCGGCTTTAAATGAGTTTGTGCAATGTATTGTTGTTGAAGATGCCAACGATGTGATTAAAACCATTGATTATTTGAAAAGTGATGCTGGAGAAGGAAGAAGTTCATTTTTAATTGAAAAAGATGAGGCTTTTCACTTAAGCCGTAAAACTGATCAGAAAACAGGTGCACAAAACAGTATCATTAAGCATGTCAAAGCCAAGGGCACTTTTAATAAATTAATTGAGCAAGTTTTAAGTACTATATACCTGGTTCCTTCATTAAATGAAGCCTTAGAGCTTTGGAAAAAAGGTACGCAAGAAACCATGGTTACCCTTGAAGGCGATAGAATTTCTCGCAACGGTATTATTACTGGCGGTAAAAATGAAGAACAGCAGGGTGTCCTGGAAATTCATAATCAGGTCAACGAGCTTAAAGAGCGTGTTGAAGAAAAACGTCAACGTTCAGAAAAATTAAGTTTTGAACTAGAAAAGATTCAAGAAAGAATTTTAAGTTTAAAAGCACAAATTGAGGGTTTATCTGAAGATATTAAAAACCACCATCTACAAAAAACCAGTCATGAGAAAGAGCTTTTGAGCTTGGGAGAAACCCAAAAATATAAAAATTCATTTTTACAAGAATTAACCAATCAAAAACAAAGTTATCTGAATGATATCGAGCAAAACAAAGTTACTTTAGAGTCCATGCATGTTGAATATGAAGCATTACTGGAACATAAAAATAACTTTTTAAATAAAGAGGAATCTTTTACTCAAGAAATAACCGCAATGCGATCTTCCTATGAAGAACACAGTCAAAGGTTAACAGAAATAAAAATAAAAAAAGCCAGTTTAGATGAAAGGCGAGAAGCTTTAAAAAAAGAGCTTGAGTCTCTTGCTCAACAAAAATCTTTGGCCAAAGAAGAGTCCGAAGCATTAAAAATAAAGTCCAATGAACGTATAGAGCAAGCAGAAGAGATCTCTAATATTATTGTCAGCTTAAAAGAAAAGCGTGAAAACTTAATGCAAGACTTTACTGAGTCTGAGACCAGTTTAAATGCAATAAAGATTGAACATGATACCTTGGCTGAAAAATTGAGAAATGATGAAGATCAACTTAAAGACTACCGTTCAGCAAAAGAACAGGTTGTTGCCCAAATCAATAAGATACAAATGGATATTCAAGACGAGGACAATAAATTAGAGCGCTTACTCGAGCAAGTTACAGAGCGCTATGAATTGAATCTACATGATTGTATAGAGCAGTATTATCAAGATCTAGATGAAAACATGCTTGATCAAAGTAATGAAGAGTTACAAAAATTAAGAAATAAACTCAATGCGATGGGCCATGTTAATTTGGGTGCTTTAGAGGAGTTGGCTGAACTTGAGGAGCGTTTTAGCTTTTTAAGTGAACAAAAAACAGATCTAGAAAATACACTCAATGATCTTAATACCGCCATTGAGCAGATTGACGAATCTACGCAAGAAATGTTTTTAGATACTTACAATAAAGTTAATGGCCGTTTTCAAGAGCTGTTTCCCAAGCTTTTTGGCGGAGGTAAAGCCAAGCTGGTGATGACTTCCGATGAGAATATTCTTGAAACAGGTATTGATATCGTTGCGCAACCACCAGGAAAAAAATTACAAAATATGAACCTCATGTCAGGGGGAGAAAAAGCTTTAACGGCGATTGCTTTAATTTTTTCTATTTTTGAATTTAAAGCGCCTCCATTCTGTATTTTAGATGAAGTTGATGCACCTTTAGATGATGCCAATGTTGGACGATTTTTGGGTATGGTTAAAGAAATGTCACAAAAAACTCAGTTTATTGTGATTACACACAATAAAGCAACCATGGAAATTGCTCAAAATCTTTATGGTGTCACTATGGAAGAACCAGGTGTTTCCAGAACGGTTTCTGTTCAGCTTAATCAAGGGGTAGAGTTGTTGGAAGCAGACAATGTCCAACAGACACCTTCTGTAGCTTAA